Proteins encoded within one genomic window of Pedobacter africanus:
- a CDS encoding DUF4251 domain-containing protein, producing MKTIKNMLAFAVLLIISIQVNAQTDKETTIRVINAQNFIFNATSAMPMANMDVNNILSKMPGGNGGGLIQLTGSQYQLTVTKDSVEAYLPYYGRAYTATMNPDDSGIKFKSKNFKYKADKKKKGSWLITINPKDTKDTQSMTLNVSENGYATLNVNSNNRQSISFNGYINEPKQKK from the coding sequence ATGAAAACAATTAAAAACATGCTGGCATTTGCCGTCCTGCTGATTATAAGCATACAGGTAAATGCCCAAACCGATAAGGAAACCACCATCAGGGTAATCAATGCGCAGAATTTTATATTCAATGCCACTTCGGCTATGCCAATGGCCAATATGGATGTAAACAACATTTTAAGCAAAATGCCTGGCGGCAATGGGGGTGGCCTGATTCAGCTTACAGGCTCGCAGTACCAACTTACAGTTACTAAAGACAGCGTAGAAGCTTATCTGCCTTATTATGGCAGGGCATATACCGCTACCATGAACCCCGACGATTCGGGCATTAAGTTCAAATCGAAAAACTTTAAATATAAAGCCGATAAAAAGAAAAAAGGTTCATGGCTCATCACCATTAATCCGAAAGATACCAAGGATACCCAATCTATGACCCTTAACGTATCTGAAAATGGTTATGCCACCTTAAATGTAAATAGCAACAACAGGCAGTCCATATCCTTTAACGGATACATCAACGAGCCTAAACAAAAGAAATAG
- a CDS encoding glutaminyl-peptide cyclotransferase has product MHSGQVKNTFRSAVFCLLFSLLFMMSCKDKTSPGVSFKLPEQGQTIGLGDELKIALDIPEGTNISSATYLLDGKPLAEKANGEAVSLSTKGLSLGYKLITAVVDNGSKKDTLTINIELTSTVKPQQYGYQLVKTMPHDTSAYTQGLEYHNGRFLESTGREQHSTLRWVDVASGKVQQQVKLEDKYFGEGATLVGDKVVMLTWRDRLGLIFDAKSFKQQGTFAYSTGRDGWGLCFDGKQLIMSDGSNQLYFMNKDTYKDESTIAVYDNNGPVESLNELEYIDGKIYANIYTKNIVVVIDPATGVVEKQIDFSGLLPGDYFKTEDDKANNVLNGIAWDKAGKRLFVTGKKWPHLFEVKPVIKK; this is encoded by the coding sequence ATGCATTCTGGCCAAGTTAAAAATACCTTTCGCAGTGCAGTTTTTTGCCTGCTGTTTAGTTTATTGTTCATGATGTCCTGCAAGGATAAAACATCTCCCGGTGTTTCCTTTAAATTGCCTGAGCAGGGACAGACCATAGGTTTAGGTGATGAGCTGAAAATAGCCCTGGATATTCCGGAAGGAACAAACATCAGTTCAGCTACTTATTTGCTGGATGGCAAGCCCCTTGCAGAGAAAGCAAATGGGGAAGCCGTATCTTTAAGTACGAAAGGTCTTTCTCTGGGCTACAAACTGATCACAGCTGTGGTTGACAATGGCAGTAAGAAAGATACGTTAACGATCAATATAGAACTTACATCAACGGTTAAGCCGCAACAGTATGGTTATCAGTTAGTGAAAACCATGCCACATGATACTTCAGCCTATACGCAGGGGCTGGAATACCATAACGGACGGTTTCTGGAAAGTACAGGAAGGGAGCAGCATTCAACATTAAGGTGGGTGGATGTGGCATCGGGAAAGGTGCAGCAGCAGGTTAAACTGGAAGATAAATATTTTGGTGAGGGGGCAACATTGGTAGGAGACAAGGTGGTGATGCTGACCTGGAGAGATCGTTTAGGGCTGATATTTGATGCCAAATCATTTAAGCAGCAGGGTACATTTGCATATTCAACCGGCAGAGACGGCTGGGGCTTGTGTTTTGACGGCAAACAGCTGATCATGTCGGATGGTTCAAACCAGCTATATTTTATGAATAAGGATACCTACAAGGATGAAAGCACAATAGCGGTCTACGACAACAATGGTCCTGTAGAATCACTAAACGAACTGGAATACATAGATGGCAAGATCTATGCGAATATTTACACCAAGAACATTGTGGTAGTGATTGACCCTGCAACAGGTGTTGTAGAAAAGCAAATTGATTTTTCTGGTTTATTGCCGGGCGACTATTTTAAAACCGAAGACGATAAGGCAAACAATGTGTTGAACGGGATCGCCTGGGACAAAGCCGGAAAACGCCTGTTTGTTACCGGAAAAAAATGGCCTCACCTGTTTGAGGTGAAGCCTGTTATTAAAAAATAA
- a CDS encoding YraN family protein, with the protein MAVHNDLGKRGEQIAAAYLENLGYRILHVNWKCGRAEVDVIADQQGTIIFVEVKTRSSTDYGHPEDFVDYKKERQLEFASSAYIEMTNHQKEIRFDIIAIVFENKDLYKINHIEDAFWPS; encoded by the coding sequence ATGGCTGTACACAACGACCTGGGCAAAAGAGGGGAGCAAATTGCTGCAGCATACCTGGAAAACCTGGGCTACCGCATTTTGCATGTGAACTGGAAATGCGGAAGGGCAGAGGTGGACGTGATTGCTGACCAGCAGGGTACGATTATTTTTGTGGAAGTAAAAACACGGAGTTCTACGGATTATGGTCACCCCGAGGATTTTGTGGACTATAAAAAGGAGCGGCAGCTGGAGTTTGCATCATCAGCATATATAGAGATGACGAACCACCAGAAAGAGATTCGTTTTGACATTATTGCAATTGTTTTCGAAAATAAAGACCTTTATAAAATTAATCATATAGAAGATGCATTCTGGCCAAGTTAA
- the dnaG gene encoding DNA primase: protein MINQDTINKIMDTVRIEEVVGDFVALKKRGTSLIGNCPFHNEKTPSFNVSVTKGIYKCFGCGKGGDSVHFIMDHEKYSYPEALKYLANKYNIEVEETVQSPQNIEAQNARESLYIVSEFAASYFANELWTGNDGRAIGLSYFKERGFREDILKKFQLGYSPDIWDALIQSAAGAGHKEEYLEKTGLAIRNDKGKLYDRFRGRVMFPIHNFTGRVIGFGGRTLKTDKNVPKYVNSPESDIYHKSNVLYGLYHAKKAIRDLDNCYLVEGYADVLAVHQAGIENVVASSGTSLTTEQIRLIGRFTQNVTILYDGDAAGIKASLRGLDMILEEGLNVKVVLFPDGHDPDSYMHHVGSGEFKKYIEENRRDFILYKANILLKEAGTDPIKRAGIIRDIIESIAKIPDDIKAAVFVRECSNLLQVEERILLSELNKMRVAKLKKASGGTQTPQQQSFHQHQNASGPYGDMPPDNLFEAEGPYEDPGPQAPVNNDLVQEQEIVRLLLAFGHELVNWDGIDNMYIGSFIVQNLTDVVFEDKLCNVVIETYREEIENGHLPVASQFIKNPDRQIAELAINLSTSPYILSENWENKHNIYVRDETVNLKATILGGLFHLKKTKIAGILQNISNEIKAETDPVNLEILMQKFVLMKSVEREISKHLGITILK, encoded by the coding sequence ATGATCAACCAGGATACCATAAACAAAATAATGGATACCGTCCGCATTGAGGAAGTGGTGGGCGATTTCGTTGCGCTTAAAAAGCGTGGTACCAGTTTGATTGGTAATTGTCCTTTTCATAACGAAAAAACACCTTCCTTTAATGTTTCTGTAACAAAGGGTATCTATAAATGCTTTGGCTGTGGTAAGGGTGGTGACTCCGTCCACTTTATTATGGACCACGAGAAGTATTCCTATCCGGAGGCGCTGAAATACCTGGCCAATAAATACAATATAGAAGTTGAGGAGACGGTTCAGTCGCCCCAGAATATAGAGGCTCAGAATGCCCGGGAAAGTCTTTATATTGTTTCTGAATTTGCCGCCAGCTATTTTGCAAATGAGCTCTGGACTGGCAACGATGGCCGTGCAATAGGCCTTAGTTATTTTAAAGAGCGTGGTTTCAGGGAAGACATCTTAAAGAAATTTCAGCTGGGTTACTCGCCGGATATCTGGGACGCCCTGATCCAAAGTGCTGCGGGTGCGGGGCATAAGGAAGAATACCTGGAAAAAACAGGCCTGGCCATCCGAAACGATAAAGGGAAGTTGTACGACCGTTTCCGCGGCCGTGTGATGTTTCCCATCCACAACTTTACCGGAAGGGTAATCGGTTTCGGTGGGCGAACACTTAAAACAGATAAGAATGTCCCGAAATATGTAAACTCCCCTGAGAGTGACATCTACCATAAATCCAATGTGCTGTATGGTTTGTACCATGCAAAAAAAGCAATAAGGGACTTGGATAATTGCTACCTGGTTGAGGGCTATGCGGATGTGCTGGCGGTGCATCAGGCTGGGATAGAAAACGTGGTGGCATCTTCAGGAACTTCACTGACAACTGAGCAGATCAGGCTGATTGGGCGCTTTACACAAAATGTGACCATTCTCTATGATGGCGACGCTGCTGGTATCAAGGCTTCTTTACGAGGGCTGGACATGATCCTGGAGGAAGGCCTGAACGTGAAGGTAGTGCTTTTTCCGGATGGCCACGACCCAGACTCCTACATGCACCATGTGGGTTCGGGTGAGTTTAAAAAGTATATCGAAGAGAACCGCAGGGATTTCATTTTGTACAAGGCGAATATCTTATTGAAAGAGGCAGGCACAGACCCTATTAAACGCGCCGGTATCATCAGGGACATTATCGAAAGCATTGCAAAGATCCCTGATGACATTAAAGCTGCCGTCTTTGTCAGGGAATGCAGTAACCTTTTGCAGGTAGAAGAGAGGATCCTGCTTTCGGAGCTCAACAAAATGCGGGTTGCGAAGCTGAAAAAAGCTTCAGGAGGAACACAAACTCCACAGCAGCAATCCTTCCATCAACACCAGAATGCATCAGGTCCTTATGGGGATATGCCCCCTGATAACCTGTTTGAAGCCGAAGGCCCATATGAGGATCCCGGTCCGCAGGCCCCGGTAAACAATGACCTGGTGCAGGAACAGGAAATTGTGCGTTTGCTACTTGCTTTTGGGCATGAACTGGTAAATTGGGATGGTATAGACAATATGTATATTGGTTCCTTCATAGTTCAAAATCTAACGGATGTGGTGTTTGAGGACAAGCTCTGCAATGTGGTAATTGAAACCTACAGGGAAGAAATAGAGAACGGGCACTTACCTGTGGCCAGTCAGTTTATTAAAAACCCAGACCGGCAGATTGCAGAACTGGCCATTAACCTTTCTACCTCGCCCTATATTTTAAGCGAGAACTGGGAAAACAAGCATAATATTTATGTAAGGGATGAAACAGTAAATTTAAAAGCCACCATATTGGGTGGGTTGTTTCACCTGAAAAAAACAAAAATAGCGGGGATCTTACAAAACATCTCTAATGAAATAAAAGCAGAGACGGATCCCGTAAACCTGGAGATCCTGATGCAGAAATTTGTACTGATGAAGAGTGTAGAAAGAGAGATTTCCAAACATCTGGGCATAACCATTTTGAAATAG